In a single window of the Niabella ginsenosidivorans genome:
- a CDS encoding lytic transglycosylase domain-containing protein encodes MTRKKLASCIKGSLAITAITAVISAHAQLSPVKETSAAPEADNTPKMVKADPKEGFKDLFENTALKSASFNGIKTDHLNPKAISFVKDYIDKNARELRELKSWARPYFDMMDDILTQNGIPKELKYLAVIESHLRSNLVSWAGAVGPWQFMPETARTLGLTVTKGRDERTDYLKSTRAASKYLTYLFNIYKDWLLVVAAYNCGPGRVNSAINKAGSNDFWDLQYYLPAESRNHVKKFIATHYIMEGQGGVTTVSREQALAMMKTIKDETTQQDVKVQTISGRYNSKAIAKYLDMTPAAFDKLNPSLDKVLASNSTYQLKLPEDKMQAFLSKKNDMLNESIQMLINPEYR; translated from the coding sequence ATGACGAGGAAAAAGTTGGCTTCATGTATAAAAGGATCTCTTGCCATTACAGCAATAACTGCCGTTATCAGCGCTCATGCCCAGTTAAGCCCTGTTAAGGAAACTTCAGCAGCGCCTGAGGCAGACAATACTCCTAAAATGGTAAAAGCAGACCCCAAGGAGGGCTTTAAGGACCTTTTTGAAAACACAGCGCTTAAAAGCGCCAGCTTTAACGGGATCAAAACGGATCATCTGAACCCGAAAGCAATCAGCTTTGTAAAAGATTATATTGATAAAAACGCACGCGAACTGCGTGAGCTGAAATCCTGGGCCCGCCCTTATTTTGATATGATGGATGATATCCTCACCCAAAACGGCATCCCCAAAGAATTAAAGTACCTGGCAGTAATAGAATCCCATTTAAGGTCCAACCTGGTTTCCTGGGCCGGAGCAGTAGGCCCCTGGCAGTTTATGCCGGAAACGGCGCGTACACTGGGCCTTACGGTTACCAAAGGCAGGGATGAAAGAACCGATTATTTAAAAAGCACAAGAGCTGCCAGCAAATACCTTACTTATCTTTTTAACATTTATAAAGACTGGTTACTGGTGGTAGCTGCCTATAACTGCGGGCCCGGCCGTGTTAATTCCGCCATCAATAAGGCCGGCAGTAATGATTTCTGGGATCTGCAATATTACCTGCCCGCAGAAAGCAGGAATCATGTAAAAAAATTCATTGCAACCCATTATATTATGGAAGGCCAGGGCGGCGTTACTACGGTTTCAAGAGAACAGGCTCTGGCAATGATGAAAACCATTAAAGATGAAACCACCCAGCAGGATGTAAAGGTGCAGACCATCAGCGGCCGTTATAATTCAAAGGCAATTGCCAAATACCTGGATATGACGCCCGCAGCTTTTGATAAGCTAAACCCCAGCCTGGACAAGGTATTGGCCTCAAACAGCACCTATCAGCTAAAACTGCCTGAAGATAAAATGCAGGCCTTTCTTTCAAAGAAAAATGATATGCTGAATGAATCCATTCAGATGCTGATCAACCCTGAATACAGGTAA
- a CDS encoding ABC transporter ATP-binding protein, translating into MIAISNLVKKYGQQLILNIPSFQFNKGVYWIKGANGSGKTTLLKILAGLIPFEGSVSVEGVSQKQHPLSYRKLISWAEAEPLYPDFLTGKELLRLYQQIRNASDAEVNGLTRLFPINSYAGNKTATYSAGMLKKLSLTLSFIGGTRLILLDEPFITLDADACKILGAYISARHKENGTTFILSSHQDPRKFLDTCTTLSIQNQTLLP; encoded by the coding sequence ATGATCGCAATTTCAAACCTTGTAAAAAAATACGGTCAGCAATTAATATTGAATATTCCTTCGTTTCAATTCAATAAGGGTGTTTACTGGATAAAAGGTGCAAACGGTTCCGGCAAGACCACCCTTTTAAAAATACTTGCAGGACTGATACCCTTTGAGGGCTCGGTTTCAGTTGAGGGTGTTTCTCAAAAACAACATCCGCTCAGTTACCGGAAGCTGATCAGCTGGGCGGAGGCAGAGCCCCTGTATCCGGACTTTTTAACGGGTAAAGAACTGCTCCGTTTATACCAGCAGATCAGAAATGCATCAGACGCTGAAGTGAACGGGCTCACCCGCCTTTTCCCGATCAATTCTTATGCCGGCAATAAAACGGCCACCTATTCGGCAGGCATGTTAAAGAAATTATCCCTGACACTGTCATTTATAGGAGGCACCCGGCTGATCTTACTGGATGAGCCCTTTATTACCCTGGATGCAGACGCCTGCAAAATATTGGGCGCTTATATCTCCGCCAGGCATAAAGAAAACGGCACCACATTTATACTGAGCTCCCACCAGGACCCCCGCAAGTTCCTGGATACCTGTACAACACTGTCTATTCAAAACCAAACCCTGCTCCCGTGA
- a CDS encoding endonuclease/exonuclease/phosphatase family protein, which yields MMKNLFFYAALLAAIVTNGQTADRFPMRLKVATYNVGHFNQGAPGGYPGGQNPKAELFRWRKWIGEQSLDIFSMNEWNSNFDKDSTLNATDALLKPYYNNIYFGDRHKWIYNGIATNYSLTNIRMNYSWGDYYALIGDLKIGNKIITIISTHIPWQKDAHPSALAGLIKELRKYEYFICFGDMNAANTEQQKFQEAGFNIANGGNMGWFCTAPTSRTLGKTDINIDNIITSKNIKIMHVTAPFTGLNDDDHLPLIADLVITW from the coding sequence ATGATGAAAAATTTATTTTTTTATGCAGCATTGCTGGCTGCAATCGTAACCAACGGGCAAACTGCAGACAGGTTCCCAATGAGGCTGAAAGTAGCTACCTATAATGTAGGGCATTTTAACCAGGGAGCGCCCGGTGGTTACCCGGGCGGGCAGAATCCGAAGGCCGAGCTATTCCGGTGGCGTAAGTGGATAGGAGAGCAAAGTCTGGACATTTTCAGCATGAATGAGTGGAACAGCAATTTTGATAAAGACAGTACCCTAAACGCTACGGATGCTTTATTAAAACCGTATTATAACAATATCTATTTTGGAGACCGGCATAAATGGATCTATAACGGCATTGCCACTAACTATAGTTTAACCAATATAAGAATGAACTATTCCTGGGGAGATTATTATGCATTGATCGGCGATCTTAAAATAGGCAATAAGATCATCACCATCATATCTACTCATATTCCCTGGCAGAAAGATGCTCATCCTTCCGCATTAGCCGGTTTAATCAAAGAGCTAAGGAAATATGAGTATTTTATTTGCTTTGGCGATATGAATGCCGCCAATACAGAGCAGCAAAAATTCCAGGAAGCAGGTTTTAATATTGCCAATGGCGGCAATATGGGCTGGTTTTGTACGGCTCCCACTTCCAGAACATTAGGTAAAACAGATATAAATATTGATAACATCATCACCAGTAAGAACATCAAAATAATGCACGTTACAGCTCCTTTTACTGGGTTGAATGATGATGATCATTTGCCGCTTATTGCCGACCTGGTCATTACATGGTAA
- a CDS encoding BACON domain-containing protein, with protein MNFRNNKPVTAFVTALFCLLLFAALSCKRDNGDLVRFSELGAVSKEYTVPQEAGQVAIQVYTNDKVQLSLANDSSAWIHLDSVGTITGDSTFTVRYDANPGLPRMGKIVLYAQAAQRYDTVLIRQKGALDPVLQFVNTNASVLGKTDNTVETVLKTNIPLNQLKREVIYLDSAQGWVADDLKLTKDSLLSFTVKANPSQTQLRSAQLKLSYTDGWQVEHVATLYLLQSNAQNLFGTKASFTDVRAWAGGRIVSDIFIEGIVVSDKSSQNMGDIRQTTPTVIDYSSNNTTVYIESPDGNYGFKMLTATASDNIFTRYSRVQILLKGTSVELEQNPNRYTITGVTSSMVMSQVAGSDADLPKKEKTMAALTDDDIYTYTTLTDCELPIRKGPLTPVNEGYTILYNANRTTKYPLLMRDRNGASMFLLTNMTCPYRRDGSMLPYGSGKISGIVVHELFPRFEYEDAPDESDYGNIGRYQLRHVSKSDLQLAVDFSNSFSGLLVEYQYPKITDGVAYPTNGSNGSLRSSAGSAITLTGDWSYLGLCGAANLGNTNPLGNGVLLPDGTRQNTAGTTNSDGKGAASNAALNTACVWWNNEKNRGEAWILQLSTAGISTDRLSLQFTALNRPGSGAGTPRFWRVDWSDTGDMDGEWHTVAYYTVPDVAYYSNTLYHQLAAYKNINIPLPLSLLGKPNVYIRLIVDKNLCSTGNTYATAPITQSIGSSIGYLAVRYNK; from the coding sequence ATGAACTTCAGGAATAATAAACCGGTAACCGCTTTTGTTACAGCGCTGTTTTGTTTATTGCTGTTTGCTGCCTTGTCCTGTAAAAGGGATAACGGAGATCTGGTGCGTTTTTCAGAGCTGGGCGCTGTTTCAAAGGAATATACGGTTCCCCAGGAGGCCGGGCAGGTGGCTATACAGGTATACACGAATGATAAGGTGCAATTGTCGCTGGCAAATGATTCTTCTGCATGGATCCATCTGGATAGTGTTGGAACTATTACCGGCGATTCTACTTTTACTGTGCGTTATGATGCTAATCCGGGTTTACCCCGCATGGGAAAAATAGTGTTATATGCACAGGCAGCGCAACGGTATGATACAGTGCTGATCAGGCAAAAAGGAGCTTTGGACCCTGTGCTTCAGTTTGTGAATACCAATGCCTCGGTGCTGGGTAAAACGGATAACACCGTTGAAACCGTATTAAAGACCAATATACCGCTGAACCAGCTAAAGCGGGAAGTAATTTACCTGGATTCTGCGCAGGGTTGGGTTGCGGATGATCTGAAATTAACAAAGGATTCCCTTTTGTCTTTCACGGTTAAAGCCAATCCGTCACAAACCCAGCTGAGAAGCGCCCAGTTGAAATTGTCTTATACAGATGGCTGGCAGGTAGAACATGTAGCCACCCTGTACCTGTTGCAATCCAATGCCCAGAACCTTTTTGGCACGAAGGCTTCCTTTACCGATGTGAGGGCATGGGCCGGCGGCAGGATCGTTTCTGACATTTTTATTGAAGGTATTGTAGTAAGCGATAAATCCAGCCAGAATATGGGCGATATCCGGCAAACAACACCAACGGTGATCGATTATTCCTCCAATAATACTACGGTTTATATAGAAAGCCCTGATGGGAATTATGGGTTTAAAATGCTTACGGCCACGGCCAGTGACAATATTTTTACCCGCTACAGCCGGGTACAGATATTGTTAAAGGGAACTTCGGTAGAGCTGGAGCAAAACCCCAACCGGTATACCATTACAGGCGTTACGTCCAGCATGGTGATGAGCCAGGTAGCAGGATCTGATGCCGATCTGCCAAAAAAGGAAAAAACGATGGCGGCGCTTACAGATGATGATATTTATACCTATACCACTTTAACCGATTGTGAATTGCCCATACGCAAAGGGCCGCTAACTCCGGTGAACGAAGGCTATACGATTTTGTATAATGCCAACAGAACTACCAAATACCCTTTGCTGATGCGGGACCGCAACGGAGCCAGCATGTTCCTGCTTACCAATATGACCTGCCCTTACAGAAGAGATGGCTCCATGCTGCCTTATGGTTCGGGTAAGATCTCCGGTATTGTGGTGCATGAACTTTTTCCCAGGTTTGAGTATGAAGATGCGCCTGATGAAAGTGATTATGGCAATATCGGGCGGTATCAGCTGCGGCATGTAAGCAAGTCTGATCTTCAACTGGCTGTTGATTTCTCAAACAGTTTTTCCGGTTTGCTGGTGGAATATCAATATCCCAAAATTACTGACGGAGTGGCTTATCCTACCAATGGCTCCAATGGGTCTTTAAGATCTTCTGCCGGTTCTGCAATAACATTAACGGGCGATTGGTCCTACCTGGGTTTATGTGGGGCTGCCAACCTGGGCAATACCAATCCTCTGGGGAATGGGGTACTGCTGCCGGACGGCACCAGGCAAAATACGGCAGGTACTACCAATTCAGATGGTAAGGGTGCAGCCTCCAATGCTGCGCTGAACACGGCCTGCGTATGGTGGAATAATGAAAAAAACAGGGGAGAAGCCTGGATCCTGCAGCTTTCTACGGCAGGCATCAGCACGGACCGGTTGTCTTTGCAGTTTACGGCATTGAACAGGCCCGGATCAGGAGCCGGTACTCCCCGTTTCTGGAGGGTAGATTGGTCCGATACGGGAGATATGGATGGGGAGTGGCATACCGTTGCTTACTACACCGTACCGGATGTGGCCTATTATTCCAATACGCTTTATCATCAACTGGCGGCCTATAAAAATATAAATATACCGCTGCCGCTTTCTCTTTTGGGTAAGCCTAATGTTTATATACGGCTGATCGTTGATAAGAATTTATGCAGTACCGGTAATACCTATGCTACGGCTCCTATTACCCAATCCATAGGAAGCTCTATCGGGTACCTGGCCGTCCGGTATAATAAGTAG
- a CDS encoding BACON domain-containing protein, producing MRKFLNPMERFNKTVLIIAPTLLLTVVVLFGSCYKKYEGLSLSLAVNNTTLDLDTAAGSTHIMVYATGKWNLAFKTATSWATLNKTEGEGNSDFVLSYQANYDTARSATIVISRDTLVREIVINQKGH from the coding sequence ATGAGGAAATTTTTAAATCCGATGGAACGCTTCAATAAAACAGTATTAATAATCGCTCCCACCCTTTTATTGACAGTGGTGGTCTTATTCGGCTCCTGCTACAAAAAGTATGAAGGGCTGTCCCTCTCATTGGCGGTGAATAATACCACGCTGGATCTGGATACTGCGGCGGGCAGCACGCATATTATGGTATATGCTACCGGAAAGTGGAACCTGGCTTTTAAAACAGCAACCAGTTGGGCCACGCTTAATAAAACAGAGGGAGAGGGTAACAGTGATTTTGTGCTGAGCTACCAGGCCAATTATGACACGGCCCGCTCCGCTACCATTGTTATATCCCGCGATACATTGGTAAGGGAAATTGTGATTAATCAAAAAGGGCATTAG
- a CDS encoding RagB/SusD family nutrient uptake outer membrane protein, with amino-acid sequence MKQLLIIAGFLYCLSGCTLKEDITSFVNTSNYYTTEAQCISGLNSCYIPLKSIYNYTYLIVTEGVTDLMNIHSGTLDAQLDLSPAQPRYGATMWTQGYKGVMYANSIIAAIQRAPLSDSIKNNLTGEGVILRAYYYWFLTCNFGDVPFYTEDVSDAETLDRVGRLGRMPATATRDSLIRELLIYVPKMPQIRTSDNPGNRLGAAMGWMLIGKLAQWNKEWDIARDAMEHLEAIYGDLSGYPLSDLPFKNKNIPESIFEVQFTYSESGLKVTTSSACICMPMRGSGAVYDGVSIPELGASATTYTALRPNVYYVQSIMRKDGNDLRKPLNLAWDYNGTPFKSVATVPWTGPKFWSYGMINSADGNNQRVFRYADALLMQAENYWGLKNASESIRYLNMVKTRAGLIPYTFKNWDALLDEIQKERARELLGEYQRKYDLVRWGIWYQATYDYTDYSAVKTNMLPCHEYYPIPDVEVAKSGHALDNNAYDAYAR; translated from the coding sequence ATGAAACAACTATTGATTATTGCAGGTTTTTTATATTGTTTGTCGGGTTGTACCTTAAAGGAAGATATTACTTCCTTTGTAAACACCAGTAATTATTATACTACAGAAGCGCAATGTATTTCCGGTTTAAACTCCTGCTACATCCCGCTAAAGTCTATCTATAATTACACTTACCTTATTGTAACGGAAGGTGTGACCGATTTGATGAATATCCATTCCGGCACCCTGGATGCGCAGCTGGATCTGTCGCCGGCGCAGCCCCGTTACGGAGCTACCATGTGGACGCAGGGTTACAAAGGCGTGATGTATGCCAATTCCATTATAGCCGCCATCCAGCGCGCGCCGTTAAGTGATTCAATAAAAAATAATCTTACCGGCGAGGGCGTTATTTTAAGGGCTTATTACTATTGGTTCCTTACCTGCAATTTTGGAGATGTTCCTTTTTATACGGAAGATGTGTCAGACGCGGAAACCTTAGACCGCGTGGGCAGGCTGGGACGCATGCCTGCCACGGCTACAAGAGATTCACTGATTAGGGAGCTCCTGATCTATGTGCCAAAAATGCCGCAGATCCGCACCAGCGATAATCCCGGTAACCGCCTGGGCGCAGCAATGGGCTGGATGCTGATTGGCAAGTTAGCACAATGGAATAAGGAATGGGACATCGCCCGTGATGCGATGGAGCACCTGGAAGCTATTTATGGCGATCTTTCCGGCTATCCTTTATCTGATCTGCCTTTTAAAAACAAGAATATACCGGAGTCCATTTTTGAAGTGCAGTTTACCTACTCCGAATCCGGTTTAAAAGTTACTACCAGTTCCGCCTGTATTTGTATGCCCATGAGGGGCAGCGGGGCTGTTTATGATGGCGTAAGTATACCGGAATTAGGCGCATCCGCCACTACCTATACAGCGTTAAGACCTAATGTATACTACGTGCAATCCATTATGCGGAAGGATGGTAATGACTTAAGAAAACCGCTCAATCTGGCGTGGGATTATAACGGCACGCCGTTTAAAAGTGTGGCAACCGTGCCCTGGACGGGGCCAAAGTTCTGGAGTTATGGAATGATCAATTCCGCTGATGGAAATAACCAGCGGGTGTTCCGCTATGCAGACGCGTTGTTAATGCAGGCAGAAAATTACTGGGGGCTGAAGAATGCATCTGAATCCATCCGGTACCTGAATATGGTAAAGACCCGGGCCGGCCTTATCCCTTATACATTTAAGAACTGGGATGCACTGCTGGATGAAATACAAAAAGAGCGGGCAAGAGAGCTGTTGGGAGAATATCAGCGTAAATATGACCTGGTGCGCTGGGGGATCTGGTACCAGGCCACTTATGATTATACAGACTATTCGGCCGTTAAGACCAATATGCTTCCCTGTCATGAATATTATCCTATTCCGGATGTGGAAGTAGCCAAGTCGGGCCATGCTTTGGATAATAACGCTTATGATGCATATGCCCGGTAA
- a CDS encoding SusC/RagA family TonB-linked outer membrane protein, whose translation MCKLFCSSVLLLLLFIVSGTARAQVPGQTGTIKGIVTSLSDNSNLRGVTVTASSPAGKIVARTLSDSTGRFELSRLMADSVYMVDLEHVGFKKFSKNILVKSGHENSLFVQLVPAQDSMPEVVVIGYGQVKGKDLTGSVTNVNTDVLQNTSVMSADLALQGRVAGMDILASSGEPGAEASIRIRGTRSVTATNEPLIVVDGVYDAISSLTDINMADIASISVLKDASAAAIYGSRGSNGVIIITTKKGLKGRPNITLKTDMGISQLPRQLDLMNASEFAQYRNDYAYFATSDNYGQIGPTTPQSEYPYPDPLSMGAGTNWVKEITRNGSYGNYLLTLSGGSGKANYYASFNYNNTQGIIQKSGAQRYTGRLNLDYQLFKWMKVGYGYNYTNRNDRKNVVTIGGTNWWNAAVFLNPLLKVNSDFNDLWYSGQKFNSPRAMLDFDVQNWEKRNMATHSLNLDITPARNFKWNTQFTYYQYALHAFRYEPGSLPAKAENEGGTAYRGENTSQNLMLQSTLTYNKDWRGKHHMDAMAGFTGRKTKADYFSLQGKGYLSDDITWNNMGAIPDKENLTPASSSALTQSMSYFSRLNYNYKSRYYATVTARQDGASNFAANKKWAFFPSAALKWRISSEKFMKNVSWIDELSMRLSAGRAGNSGISAYRSLSALTSTTTGYLFDGSQPVAFYPLRLANNNLSWEKTDMYNLATDIALFNKRVSITLEGYLSYTSDLLLDVQTPTQTGYTTQLSNVGKTNNRGFELTVSSTNINKPSFLWSSVLTLSHNRQRVDDIGNYSYVNVYGAYGNNSYMMYGYKVGYPLNALWGFKYAGTWKSTDEINRNKVTNAYISASNAQYAPGSARYIDVNHDGIFNEQDLVYLGNADPDIYGGIQNDFRIRSFFVSTFFSYSLGGKIYNVAEQWLGNGSPFTNQYRYMLDAWHPVRNPSSDIPRAGSNDGIASDRMVHDASFFRLKNIAIGYTWNTAKLTRNAVRDVQLVLSGDNLIVWKYYNGFDPDVSSSGSSSTLRRVDIGAYPKPRTYTFSIQARF comes from the coding sequence ATGTGTAAGCTTTTTTGTTCTTCTGTTTTACTATTGCTGCTTTTTATAGTTTCCGGTACTGCGCGTGCCCAGGTTCCCGGCCAGACGGGTACCATAAAAGGTATCGTTACTTCGCTTTCGGACAACAGTAATCTGCGGGGGGTAACCGTTACGGCTTCAAGTCCTGCGGGGAAAATAGTGGCGCGGACCCTTTCAGACTCAACAGGGCGTTTTGAGTTGAGCCGTCTGATGGCCGACTCTGTATATATGGTAGATCTGGAGCATGTAGGCTTTAAAAAGTTCAGCAAAAATATACTGGTGAAAAGCGGGCATGAAAATTCGCTTTTTGTGCAGCTGGTGCCTGCCCAGGATTCCATGCCGGAAGTGGTGGTTATTGGTTATGGACAGGTGAAGGGGAAAGATCTTACAGGGTCGGTAACCAATGTGAACACAGATGTGCTGCAGAATACTTCGGTAATGTCGGCAGACCTGGCATTGCAGGGCAGGGTTGCGGGTATGGATATACTGGCTTCTTCCGGGGAGCCGGGCGCAGAAGCTTCCATCCGCATACGCGGAACACGTTCGGTGACTGCTACCAATGAACCGTTGATTGTGGTAGACGGCGTGTATGACGCCATTAGCAGCCTTACAGACATCAACATGGCAGATATTGCGTCTATCAGTGTGCTTAAAGATGCATCTGCCGCCGCCATCTACGGGTCCCGGGGCAGCAATGGGGTGATCATTATTACCACCAAAAAAGGGCTGAAGGGCAGGCCGAATATTACGCTGAAAACAGATATGGGCATTTCCCAGTTGCCCCGGCAACTGGATCTGATGAATGCTTCTGAGTTTGCACAATACCGGAATGATTACGCCTATTTTGCCACGTCTGACAACTATGGCCAGATCGGTCCCACTACGCCGCAGTCCGAATACCCTTATCCCGACCCGCTTTCAATGGGCGCCGGTACTAACTGGGTAAAGGAAATTACACGTAATGGAAGCTATGGAAATTACCTGCTGACTTTAAGCGGAGGCAGCGGCAAAGCCAACTATTATGCTTCTTTCAACTATAATAATACACAGGGGATTATTCAGAAAAGTGGTGCACAACGCTACACCGGGCGTTTGAACCTGGATTACCAGCTGTTTAAATGGATGAAAGTAGGGTATGGGTACAACTATACCAACCGGAACGACCGCAAGAATGTGGTTACGATCGGTGGCACCAACTGGTGGAATGCTGCCGTATTCCTGAACCCGCTTTTAAAGGTCAATAGCGATTTTAATGATTTATGGTATTCCGGTCAGAAATTCAATTCTCCAAGGGCGATGCTGGATTTTGATGTTCAGAACTGGGAAAAACGGAATATGGCCACACATTCGCTGAACCTGGATATTACACCTGCCCGGAACTTTAAGTGGAATACCCAGTTTACCTATTATCAGTATGCGCTTCATGCGTTCCGGTATGAACCCGGCAGCCTGCCCGCAAAAGCGGAAAATGAAGGAGGCACTGCTTACCGGGGAGAAAACACCAGTCAGAACCTGATGCTGCAGTCAACGCTTACTTATAATAAAGACTGGAGGGGAAAGCATCATATGGATGCGATGGCCGGCTTTACAGGGCGAAAAACGAAAGCGGATTACTTTTCCCTGCAGGGCAAAGGATATCTTTCTGATGATATTACCTGGAACAATATGGGAGCCATTCCTGATAAGGAAAATTTAACGCCTGCCTCCAGCAGTGCCCTTACCCAATCGATGTCTTATTTTTCAAGGCTCAACTATAATTATAAAAGCCGCTACTATGCTACTGTTACAGCAAGGCAGGATGGCGCCTCCAACTTTGCAGCGAACAAAAAATGGGCCTTTTTCCCGTCTGCAGCATTGAAATGGCGGATAAGCAGTGAAAAATTCATGAAAAATGTGTCATGGATCGATGAGCTTTCTATGCGGTTAAGTGCAGGCAGAGCTGGTAATAGCGGCATTAGTGCTTACCGGTCCCTTTCTGCCTTAACGTCTACCACCACAGGGTATTTATTTGACGGTTCACAACCGGTGGCTTTTTATCCGTTGCGCCTGGCCAATAATAATCTTTCCTGGGAAAAGACCGATATGTATAACCTTGCAACAGATATTGCCTTGTTCAATAAAAGGGTGTCCATTACACTGGAAGGGTATCTGTCGTATACCAGTGACCTGCTGCTGGATGTGCAAACGCCCACACAAACCGGCTACACCACGCAGCTCTCCAATGTGGGCAAGACCAATAACCGGGGGTTTGAGCTTACGGTATCTTCAACCAATATCAATAAACCTTCTTTCCTGTGGTCTTCAGTATTGACCCTTTCTCACAACCGGCAGCGGGTAGATGATATTGGCAATTACAGTTATGTAAATGTATACGGGGCATACGGAAATAACAGCTACATGATGTATGGCTACAAAGTGGGTTACCCGCTGAATGCGCTTTGGGGATTTAAATATGCAGGAACCTGGAAGTCGACTGATGAAATCAACCGCAATAAGGTTACCAATGCCTACATTTCTGCATCTAATGCGCAATATGCCCCCGGATCTGCCCGGTATATAGATGTGAACCATGACGGCATTTTTAACGAACAGGACCTGGTATACCTGGGGAATGCGGACCCGGATATTTATGGGGGGATCCAGAATGATTTCCGCATCCGGAGCTTTTTTGTCAGCACCTTCTTTAGTTATTCATTGGGTGGCAAAATTTATAATGTTGCTGAACAATGGCTGGGAAACGGATCGCCTTTTACCAATCAATACCGTTATATGCTGGATGCCTGGCATCCTGTCCGTAATCCTTCATCCGATATTCCGAGGGCGGGCAGCAATGATGGCATTGCCTCAGACAGGATGGTGCATGATGCCAGCTTTTTCCGGTTAAAAAATATTGCGATCGGCTATACCTGGAATACAGCAAAGCTGACCCGGAACGCGGTGCGCGATGTACAGCTGGTGCTGAGCGGGGATAATCTTATTGTATGGAAATATTATAATGGCTTTGACCCGGACGTATCCTCCAGCGGCAGTTCCTCCACGCTGCGGCGGGTGGATATAGGTGCCTACCCCAAGCCCAGGACCTATACGTTCAGCATTCAGGCCCGGTTTTAA
- a CDS encoding FecR family protein has protein sequence MLSKEEIERLQNIVRDKSLSIEERRNAFLQLQEEEAILLESAWKDFYEEYSASFNRSQTNPEKHRIYKKITQKLNIGPYNKPASTGAGRPRPLRLLRFIAGAAALLVIAAGLYYLFQSSGSAGAGKDLLAGKEQHPLRSSSTEFDTIVNTSKHFQAFLLPDSSLAELAPQSVVYYKKGFAADGRIVFLQGAGKFSVHKKAAKPFSVYVDGMEVRDLGTVFYVQSAEKKLKVRLIKGKILVRSLKASVSIPEIVLSPGQEINVNTATGAYAVQNKVVPRRKKQNEEHPDLNQMLLTRELSFNSAPIGEVVKELGKEFGVTIMIKQVPAKDLLFTGQFLEYMSLAKILDVIARSYNLKVYYSGSTVVLKK, from the coding sequence ATGCTAAGTAAAGAGGAAATTGAACGGCTTCAGAATATTGTTCGGGATAAAAGTCTTTCGATAGAAGAAAGAAGAAACGCCTTTCTTCAGCTACAGGAGGAAGAAGCAATACTGCTGGAATCGGCATGGAAGGACTTTTATGAAGAGTACAGTGCGTCGTTTAACCGTTCCCAAACTAACCCTGAAAAGCATCGTATTTATAAAAAGATCACTCAAAAGCTGAATATAGGGCCTTACAATAAGCCGGCCTCAACAGGTGCCGGACGACCACGGCCCCTACGATTATTAAGATTTATTGCAGGTGCTGCCGCGCTATTAGTCATTGCTGCAGGTCTTTATTATTTATTTCAAAGTTCCGGTAGTGCCGGGGCAGGAAAGGATTTGTTAGCCGGTAAAGAGCAACACCCGTTAAGAAGCAGTAGCACGGAGTTTGATACGATCGTTAATACCAGTAAGCATTTTCAGGCATTTTTACTGCCGGACAGTTCACTGGCAGAGCTTGCACCGCAAAGCGTTGTTTACTATAAAAAAGGTTTTGCGGCTGATGGAAGGATCGTTTTTCTGCAGGGAGCTGGAAAGTTCTCCGTACATAAAAAAGCTGCAAAACCATTCTCTGTTTATGTTGATGGAATGGAAGTGCGCGACCTGGGAACCGTTTTCTATGTACAGTCAGCTGAAAAGAAATTAAAAGTGCGCCTTATTAAGGGAAAAATACTGGTCCGCTCTTTAAAAGCATCCGTAAGCATACCGGAGATTGTGCTTAGTCCGGGGCAGGAAATTAATGTGAATACGGCTACCGGGGCTTATGCTGTTCAGAATAAAGTGGTGCCCCGCAGGAAAAAACAAAATGAGGAGCATCCGGACTTAAATCAAATGTTACTGACAAGAGAGCTGTCTTTTAACAGCGCTCCCATTGGTGAGGTTGTAAAAGAGCTTGGAAAGGAATTTGGGGTAACCATTATGATAAAGCAGGTACCTGCCAAAGACCTGTTATTTACCGGGCAGTTCCTGGAATACATGAGCCTTGCGAAGATCCTGGATGTCATCGCCCGTTCTTATAACCTTAAAGTGTATTATTCCGGTTCAACCGTTGTACTCAAAAAATAA